Within the Mycobacteriales bacterium genome, the region ACGTCGACCCGCCGACCGAGCACAAGGCCTACCTGCACCGGTCCGGCCGTACCGCCCGCGCGGGCGCCGGCGGCACCGTCGTCACGCTCGCGCTGCCCGAGCAGGCGGGGGAGGTGCGTGCGCTGGCGAAGCAGGCCGGCATCCGGCCGGCCACGGTCGCCGTCCGTCCCGGTTCGGACCGGATCGCCGAGCTGGCCGGGCCTGCGGCGCCGTACGTCGAGCCGGCGCCGGTGGTCGAGGAGCCGGTACGGGCCCGAGTAGCCCGTGGTCAGCGGCAGGGTCAGGGCTCGGCACCGATCAAGCAGGGCGGCTCGGCGTCGCGGAAGATGTCCGGCCGCAGTGCCGGTCCGGCACGCACCCGCGCGGAACTCGCTGCACGGGCCGGTCAGCCGACGCCGGCCCGCCGTTCCCGCTGAGGGTCGTCCCGGAGGCGGCGCCGGCAAGGCCGAGCTCCTCGGTGATGAGGTCCAGCCTGCGCGCCAACTCCACGTCCGCCAGCGTGACCGCGTCGCGCACGTGCGTCCACAGCAGAAAGGTCACCGTGCCGGCGTCCAGCGTGACCTCGGTGTGGTGGTCGAGCTCGCCCTCGACGGCGCAGACCTGCTCCAGCAGCGCCCACAGATCGTGGGGCACGACCGTCCGGATCAGCCGGGTCCCGTCGCAGCGCCAGCCGGGCAGTTCGCCCAGTGCGGCCGCGAGGGCCTCCACGTCCAGCGGGGCGTAGCGCTGCACCCTGTCCAGGATCATCGCCCGACCGCCTTTCGCCGCAGGGCACCACAGTGGCACCGACCGCTCCGCAAAGCCAGAGCCCGCAGCGGTCGGACCCGTCCGGCCCGGTCCGTCAGCCGCCCTTCGTGCCCTCGCGCACCTGCGCGACGGCGGCGGGGAGGTCGTCGCTCGCGAGCGCACCGGCCAGTCCGACCACCTCCAGGACCCGCCGCGCGCGCGAGCCCGGTGGTGCCACCACGCGGAAGTACCCGCCGGACTGCGCGCACTCGCGGGCCAGCCGGTCCACGAGGCGGACCCCCGCGCTGTCGAGGAAGGTCGCCGCCGAGAGGTCCAGCACCAGCGGTCCACCGCCGGTCAGTGCGGCCGGGTCCCCGAGCAGGGCGCGCGTCGTGACGACGTCCAGCTCTCCGTGGGCACGCAGCACCCGTACTCCGTGGAGGTCCTCGCCCGACACCTCCTCGAGGGTCATGACGGCTCCCGGGGCAGAGTTCGTCGCAGGACCACCGTGGTGCCGTCCCCCTCCTGCACGGCGACGTCGACGAGCGCTCGCATGATCATGAGGCCGCGACCGCGCTCGTGCGAGGCCGGACCGGTGCGCCACCGGCCGCGATCGCGCACCGTTACCACCACCTGGTCCTGGTGGTCCGGCCGCTGTTCGAGCTCGGCACTGAGCGCGACCGACTCCTCGGAGCGCCGGCCGCTGCCGTGTTCGGCGGCGTTGGCCATGGCTTCCGATGCCGCCAGGACCAGGTCGTCGGCGGTCTGGCCGTCGAGGCCGCGTTCGGCCAGCCACGCTGCCAGCTCCTGACGGATGGCCGACAGGCCGGTCAGGTCCGCCGGCAGGGTCCGGTGGAAGGGCCGGCCCGCCCAGGACAGCATCAGCACGCAGACGTCGTCGCGTACCCGCTCGTCGAGCAGCAGGGTCTGCGTGAGCCGGGCCACCGCCTCGGCCAGCGGGACGCTGTGCAGCTCGGCAGTGACCCGTTCGAGCACGGCAAGCCCGTCGTCCAGGTCCCGGTCCCGCCGCTCGAACAGACCGTCGGTGTAGAGCAGGACCCGGTCGCCGGGCGTGAGCTGCACCGTCGCCTCCGCCCGGTGCTGGGCGGGGGCGAATGCGCCGAGCGGTGTCGAGCGGCCTTCCCACAGCAGCCGTGGCCGTCCGGCTACGGGCAGCAGCAACGGCGGGGGGTGCCCGGCGCAGGCGTAACGCAGCCGACCCTCGTCCAGGTCGAGCTCGGCGTACGCCACGGTGGCCATGGCGGCAGCCTCGACCTGATCGACGAACCGGTCCAGCCGCGACAGCAGGCGGGCCGGCCCCACCTCGGAGGCGGCGACGGCCCGGACGGCGCTGCGGAGCTGCCCCATGGTGCTGGCGGCGTGCAGCCCGCGGCCGACGACGTCGCCCACCACCACCGAGAGCACGTCCGGCTCGGCTGCGAACACGTCGTACCAGTCGCCGCCGACCTCGAGCATCTCCACCCCGGGCCGGTACGCGGTGGCGACGGCGAACCGGCCGTCGCGCGGCGGCTCCACCGCGAGCAGGGAGTGCTGGAGCTCGTGCGCCACCATGGCGCTCTGCTCGTACAGCTGCGCCCGGTCCAGGGCCAGGCCGGCCTGCTGCCCGACGGTCGTGAGCATCTCGAGGTCCGGCGACTCGGCGGCGGCGGTGTCCGGCGGGAGCAGCGAGAGCACTCCCTGCAGCACCGAGTGTCCGCGCAGCGGCACGACCGCGCGCCCGCCGTCGGTGACGACCGCCGTCCGCTGGAGCAGCGCCGGCGCGGGCAGCTCACAGGCGCCGGCGGGCTCTCCCCGCGAGCTGTGCCGGATGAGCCCGGTCTCACGATCGGACAGCCACAGGGTGCCGGCGGCGGCGCCGAGAGGGGCGACCGCCGCGGCCAGCAGTGCCTGTGCGACACCCTCGACCCCCAGGGCTTGCGAGAGCGCCGCCGTCACCTCCTGCAGCGCGCGCAGTTGGGTGGCCGAGCGGTCCGCAGCCGCCCGCGCCGACAGCAGCTCCCGTTCGTAACGCGAGCGCTCCCGCGCGCTGGACAGGGCGACGTGCACCCCGTCGCCGGACCGCACCGCAGTGAGCAGCACGGGCAGCCGCCCGCCGGCCGCCCTCAGCTCGACCGCGACCTCGTCCACCCGGCCGTCGACGTGCAGCAGGGGGGACAGGTGCGTCTCCCAGTAGATCCGACCGCCGACCGAGAGCAGCTCGCTGAGCTGACATCCCAGCACGTCCCGCTCGGTGCGGCCCAGCCACTCGAGGACGGTCCCGTTCGCCTCGCCGACGGTGCCGTCCGGGCGCAGCGTGAGAAGGCCGCAGGGAGCATCCTCCCAACGGGCCGGTGGCGTCACGCCGCTAGCAGATAGCGCTGCATCGCGGTGACGAGCGCGTCCGGCGCGCTCAGGTTGGGACAGTGGCCGGTGGCATCGAGCACCACCAGCTCGCTGCCCGCGAGGTGCTCGTGCACGTAGCGGCCGACCTCCGGAGGGGCGATGACGTCCTCTCGGCACTGCACGACCAAGGCGGGGGTACGGACCCGGGCCAGGTCGGCGCGGTTGTCCGACAGGAACGTCGTGCGGGCGAACCGTCGGGCGATCGTCGGGTCGGTCCGGCAGAAGCTGCTGGTCAGCTCCTGGCCGAGCTCCGGCCGCGCCGGGACACCCATGATGACGGGGGCGATGTGGGTCGACCAGCCGAGGTAGTTGTCGTCCATCGTCTCGAGCAGTTCATCGATCTCCTCCTGCCGGAAACCGCCGCGGTAGTTCTCGTCGTCGATGTAGCGCGGGCTGGGGCAGACCAGCACCAGCCGGTCGAACAGCTCCGGCCGCTCCGCCGCCGCCAGCACCGCGATGACGGCGCTGACGGAGTGCCCGACCAGGACGACGGGCGGTAGGTCCAGCCCGGTGAGGACGTCGAGGACGTCACTCGCGTAACCCTCCAGCCCGCTGTGACGCACCGGGTCGTACGCGGACAGGTCGGAACCGCCGGCGCCGACGTGGTCGAACAGCACGACGCGGTGGGTCTGCTCGAAGGCGGGAGCGATGTAGCGCCACATGCCCTGGTCGCAGCCGAAGCCATGGGCCAGAACCATCGGCGGACCGCTGTCCAGACCACTCACCGTCACGTTGTTCCTTGCCAGCACGTCCACGGCGGTCACCGTAGGCGCCAGGACCGGTTGCCGCACGAGGTGCTCGCCGTCGCGGGCCCGGTCGGCTACCCGCCGACCTGTGGTGGAGCCACGTCGGCGTCGGGTCTGGTGTCGACCGCGGCCCCGACCTCGAACCAGACCGTCTTGCCGGCCCCCGTCGGCTCGGCGCCCCAGGACGAGGCCAGCGCATCGACCAGGGCCAGGCCACGGCCGCCCTCGTCCAGAAGTGCGGCGTCCCGAGGATGGGGCAGGGTCGCGCTGCCGTCGATCACCTCGATGCGGACACCCTTCGACTGCGGGACGACCCGGACCCGGACCTGGCCCACGCCGTGGATCAGCGCGTTGGTCGCCACCTCGCTGACCAGCAGCGACACGGTGTCGCAGTCCGCGTCGGGCGCGCTGAGGCGACAGGCGTCGGTGGCGAAGCGGCGGATCCGGGCCACACTCGCCGGCACCGTCTCCACCACCATCTCCAGGGGTGGCGAGGTCACTGTGGACAGATGCCCGCGGCGGAGGGGCACCAACCTCCGCACCGGTCGCCGGGCGTCCTCGTGGCAGGGTCCCCATGGCAGGGTCAGGACGCGGCGCCCGGCCCCGGGTGCCGCCCGACGGAGGTGTGCGTGAGCGAGCAGGAGTCGACCGGCGTCGTCTTCCCCTTCGCGGAGGACGGCCGGCGCAGTACGACGACGACGGGCAAGGCGGTCTGGGCAGATGCCGTGCGGGATGCCGATGCCGCGCTCGCGGGCCGCATCGACGCCGAACGTGTCTGGCGCGCCGGTTACGTTCCGCGGGTCGCGGAGCTGACCGCAGTCGCCACCCGCAGCCCGGACGTCGCCACGGCGGTGGCCCGGGGCGGTCTGTCGTCGCTCGCGGCGCGGATGCGCTTCGAGCGGGACGGCACCAGCACGTCCGTACCGGAGGCCGTGGCCGCCGGCCCGGTCGGTGGGTTCGGCACGCACCGCACCTCGGGCCAGGGTGAACGCGAGGTCGACCTCGTCGTGCCGTACCGGGGTGAGCACCTGCGCGGCGACACCCTGCTGCGGCAGCTGGACGCGTGGGCGGAGTCGGGCACGGTCGAGCCGTCCTTCGCGGAGGCGTTGCGGCAGGTCGTCTCGCACCCGGCCGAGCTGGACCTGCGCGACCGTGGCTTCGCGGTGCTCGGTGCCGGTGCCGAACTCGGGCCGGTCGAGCCGCTGCTGCGCTGGGGTGCGACCGTCGCCGCGGTCGACCTGCCGGTGCGTGCCGTCCAGGATCGGCTGCTCACCGCCGCCCGCGGATCCGCCGGGACGCTCGAGCTCCCGCTGCCTGCGGGCGGCTCGCCGGACGGCGACGTCGCGGCCGAGGCGGGCGCGGACCTGCTCGCGCAGACACCCGAGGTGGCGCACTGGCTGGCCGGCGCGGCCGGCGATCTGCCGGTCACCGTCGGCAGCTACGCCTATGCCGACGGGGCGCGGCACGTGCAGGTGGCCGTCGCCAGCGACGCCGTGGTGCAGCACCTGCTCGGCACCCGGCCGGGCACCTCGTACGCCGAACTCGCCACCCCCACCGACGCCTACGTCGTCCCGATGGAGGTGGTCGAGCAGGCCAGGGCGGGCTGGCGTCGCCGTGGCTGGCGCCGTCCGCTGCAGGCCGCGGCGCGGCTGGTCAGCCGCGGCGACCTCTACCAGCCCGGCTACCCCTCGACGCTCCGGCGCGAGGATGGCACCGAGGTGGCTGTCGCGGACGTGCTCGTACCGCAGCAGGGGCCGAACTACACCCTTGCCAAGCGGCTGCAGCGCTGGCGGGCCACGGTCGCACAGGCCGACGGTCTGACGGTCTCCGCCAACGTGGCACCGGCCACGCACACCCGGTCGGTGACCAGGAACCGCCTGCTGGCAGCGGCGTACGCGGGGGCGCACAGCTTCGGTGTGGAGGTGTTCGCGCCGACGACCAGCCGGGTGCTATGGCGGCGCTGCTCGTGCACGACCTGCGTACCGGGCCGGTCGAGCTCGGGCACCCGGACGACCTGTTCGTCCGGCAGGCGGCCCACGGTGGGCTGTGGCGGACCCCGTACTCACCACGGTCGGTCCTCGGCCTGGCCGCCGTGCGGGGGCTCCCGGGTACGGTGCGCCGTTGAGCAGCGGGACCGAGCAGCCGGGGCCCGGTCCTGCGCAGGCTGCCCGCCGGGCTGCCCCATCGATCTCGGTGCCACGCCTGTGCCCGGAGCGGGCGCTGCCGGCACCGAGAACGCTGGACACCGGGCCGGGCGAGCTGATCTCGGTGCCACGCCTGTGCCCGGAGCGGGCGCTGCCGGCACCGAGAACCGGCGTGACGGGTTCCACAAATGGATCCTTACCGGCGGTACCCTGCGGCACCCCCGGATAGCTGGGTGCGCCTCGCTGACGTTTCTGCTCAACGGCGACCCTGTTCGTTGTCCACAGCTCGGCCTTCGTGGCTGGCCGCAGGGTGGGCGCTGGATGACGGTGGCCGGCATGACCTCTTTGTCGAGCCGTCCGGTCGCCCGGCTGTCCAGCCCGGGTGACATCGTCGCCACGATCCCCATCCTCTGCGGGTTCCCGCCGCAGGACAGCGTGGTCCTGCTGTCGTTGCGCGGCCGGCGCAGGCGACTGGGCCTGACGGTGCGACTCGACCTGCCCCCACCCGAGCTGGAGTCGCAGGGGGCCACCATGCTGATCGAACGGGTGGTGCAGGACGGCGCCTCGGCGGCGGTCGTCGTCATCTTCGGCGCCTCGCGCCGGCCGGTGCTGGTGGACCTGCTCGGTGCGGCGTGCGTCGCCGGCGGCATCGCCTTGTCCGAGGCGCTGCACGTCGATGCCGGCCGGTGGACGTCCTACCTGTGCAGCGGGTCGTGCTGTCCGGCGGGCGGGACGCCGGTGCCGAGGGCCCCTGGGCTGGTCGAGAGCGAGCAGGTGCTCGACGGCCGGGCGGTGCTGTCCTCCCGCGAGGAGTTGGTCCGCTCCCTCGCGGCGCCGACCCTG harbors:
- a CDS encoding STAS domain-containing protein, with protein sequence MTLEEVSGEDLHGVRVLRAHGELDVVTTRALLGDPAALTGGGPLVLDLSAATFLDSAGVRLVDRLARECAQSGGYFRVVAPPGSRARRVLEVVGLAGALASDDLPAAVAQVREGTKGG
- a CDS encoding alpha/beta hydrolase — encoded protein: MDVLARNNVTVSGLDSGPPMVLAHGFGCDQGMWRYIAPAFEQTHRVVLFDHVGAGGSDLSAYDPVRHSGLEGYASDVLDVLTGLDLPPVVLVGHSVSAVIAVLAAAERPELFDRLVLVCPSPRYIDDENYRGGFRQEEIDELLETMDDNYLGWSTHIAPVIMGVPARPELGQELTSSFCRTDPTIARRFARTTFLSDNRADLARVRTPALVVQCREDVIAPPEVGRYVHEHLAGSELVVLDATGHCPNLSAPDALVTAMQRYLLAA
- a CDS encoding 4a-hydroxytetrahydrobiopterin dehydratase, with the protein product MILDRVQRYAPLDVEALAAALGELPGWRCDGTRLIRTVVPHDLWALLEQVCAVEGELDHHTEVTLDAGTVTFLLWTHVRDAVTLADVELARRLDLITEELGLAGAASGTTLSGNGGPASADRPVQRVPRGCVPDRHCGRTSSATPSRPA
- a CDS encoding DUF4192 domain-containing protein, with amino-acid sequence MSEQESTGVVFPFAEDGRRSTTTTGKAVWADAVRDADAALAGRIDAERVWRAGYVPRVAELTAVATRSPDVATAVARGGLSSLAARMRFERDGTSTSVPEAVAAGPVGGFGTHRTSGQGEREVDLVVPYRGEHLRGDTLLRQLDAWAESGTVEPSFAEALRQVVSHPAELDLRDRGFAVLGAGAELGPVEPLLRWGATVAAVDLPVRAVQDRLLTAARGSAGTLELPLPAGGSPDGDVAAEAGADLLAQTPEVAHWLAGAAGDLPVTVGSYAYADGARHVQVAVASDAVVQHLLGTRPGTSYAELATPTDAYVVPMEVVEQARAGWRRRGWRRPLQAAARLVSRGDLYQPGYPSTLRREDGTEVAVADVLVPQQGPNYTLAKRLQRWRATVAQADGLTVSANVAPATHTRSVTRNRLLAAAYAGAHSFGVEVFAPTTSRVLWRRCSCTTCVPGRSSSGTRTTCSSGRRPTVGCGGPRTHHGRSSAWPPCGGSRVRCAVEQRDRAAGARSCAGCPPGCPIDLGATPVPGAGAAGTENAGHRAGRADLGATPVPGAGAAGTENRRDGFHKWILTGGTLRHPRIAGCASLTFLLNGDPVRCPQLGLRGWPQGGRWMTVAGMTSLSSRPVARLSSPGDIVATIPILCGFPPQDSVVLLSLRGRRRRLGLTVRLDLPPPELESQGATMLIERVVQDGASAAVVVIFGASRRPVLVDLLGAACVAGGIALSEALHVDAGRWTSYLCSGSCCPAGGTPVPRAPGLVESEQVLDGRAVLSSREELVRSLAAPTLLQAVAAEQALTEAARRSSTAGGAGQARRAALTAARAALSTVEAGGVLDLAAAAQVAVAVGDVRVRDEVATWALDRSDAMLSLTEQVARLVAAPFDAPVCTLLAWVAYARGDGARANVALDRALASDGGYSLALLLRRALDGAVPPREVQRMMRSTRRLLHCSSG
- a CDS encoding ATP-binding protein yields the protein MTSPPLEMVVETVPASVARIRRFATDACRLSAPDADCDTVSLLVSEVATNALIHGVGQVRVRVVPQSKGVRIEVIDGSATLPHPRDAALLDEGGRGLALVDALASSWGAEPTGAGKTVWFEVGAAVDTRPDADVAPPQVGG
- a CDS encoding SpoIIE family protein phosphatase — encoded protein: MTPPARWEDAPCGLLTLRPDGTVGEANGTVLEWLGRTERDVLGCQLSELLSVGGRIYWETHLSPLLHVDGRVDEVAVELRAAGGRLPVLLTAVRSGDGVHVALSSARERSRYERELLSARAAADRSATQLRALQEVTAALSQALGVEGVAQALLAAAVAPLGAAAGTLWLSDRETGLIRHSSRGEPAGACELPAPALLQRTAVVTDGGRAVVPLRGHSVLQGVLSLLPPDTAAAESPDLEMLTTVGQQAGLALDRAQLYEQSAMVAHELQHSLLAVEPPRDGRFAVATAYRPGVEMLEVGGDWYDVFAAEPDVLSVVVGDVVGRGLHAASTMGQLRSAVRAVAASEVGPARLLSRLDRFVDQVEAAAMATVAYAELDLDEGRLRYACAGHPPPLLLPVAGRPRLLWEGRSTPLGAFAPAQHRAEATVQLTPGDRVLLYTDGLFERRDRDLDDGLAVLERVTAELHSVPLAEAVARLTQTLLLDERVRDDVCVLMLSWAGRPFHRTLPADLTGLSAIRQELAAWLAERGLDGQTADDLVLAASEAMANAAEHGSGRRSEESVALSAELEQRPDHQDQVVVTVRDRGRWRTGPASHERGRGLMIMRALVDVAVQEGDGTTVVLRRTLPREPS